Genomic window (Gelria sp. Kuro-4):
TGCTTAAGCTGCGCCCGGAGGCTGCGCTGCAGGTAGTCCTTTTCGGCCGCCAGACCGGCCCGGCGCAGCTTTGTCACCAGGTTGAAGGCAGCCGGGTTCTCCTCCGGGGTGACGGCGGCCACAAACACCTCGGGGGCTTCTTTGCCCGGCAGCTCTATCCCGGCCTGCTCCAGCGCCAGCAGCAGCCGTTCCAGTCCCATGGCAAAACCCACCCCTGGGGTAGGCGGGCCGCCACACTCCTCCACCAGGCCGTCATAGCGCCCACCACCGCAGAGAGCCGTCTGCGCACCGAGCCCGGCCCAGGTAATCTCAAACACCGTCTTCGTGTAATAGTCAAGCCCGCGCACCAAGGCCGGGTTGAGCACATACCTGGCGCCCACGGACTTTAAGCACTCCTGCACCAGACGAAAATGCTCCCGGCAGTCCGGGCACAGGTATTCGGCCAGTCCGGGCGCACCCTGGGTCACCGTCCGGCAGCCTTCTTCCTTGCAGTCAAGCACGCGCAGGGGATTGCGTTCCAGACGGTCCAGGCAGCTGGTGCAAAGCTCCTTTTCATGGGCACGGAGGTAGCCGACCAAAGCCTGGCGATACTCGGTGCGGCAGACCGGGCAACCGATGCTGTTCAGCTCCACCGTCAAGTCCTTAAGACCCAGCTTGGCATAGAAATCCAGGGCCAGAAGGATAACCTCGGCATCCAGGGTGGGGTCGGCTGAGCCGATGGCCTCAACGCCGAACTGGGAAAACTGACGGTAGCGGCCGGCCTGGGGGCGGTCGTAGCGAAACATCGGCCCCAGGTAGTAGAACTTGGCCGGCTGGGGCCCGGCCGGCAAGTTGTGCTCCAGGTAGGCGCGCACCGTCGACGCGGTGGCCTCGGGGCGCAAGGTAAGGCTCCGGCCCCCGCGGTCGGTAAAGGTGTACATCTCCTTCTCCACAATGTCGGTGGTTTCCCCTACCCCGCGCTGAAAGAGCTCGGTATGTTCAAAGAGGGGCAGGCGGATCTCGCCGTAACCGAACAGGCGGCAGTGGGCCCGGATAACGTCTTCGAGATAATGCCACCTGGCCACCTCATCCGGGAGAATGTCGCGCGTTCCGCGCGGTGCTGTCGTAAGCATGCGAACCCTCCTTTTTCGCAACATATAAAAAACTCCCCTCCCCGGCCCCAGGTCAGCCAGGGACGGGAGGAGCCCCGCGGTACCACCCTGTTTGGGCAGAACGCCCCACTTCATCGCTAACGGGAAAACCCGTGCCTGCCTACTCCCCTTCAGCAGGCCGCTCCGGGGTGTTTTTCAGCGCTTCCCCTGCAGCAGCTCGCACTCCAGGCTGCTTTCTCTGGAGCAGGCGGTGGTCGCTTACTCTCCCCGTCTACGCTTTAACGCTATCGGTTTCCATTTTAGCGCTTGAGCCGCCAGGTGTCAATCGGGAGCCGGCTTATCCCAGTCCTGGATCAGGTCTTCCACCATGGCCAGCTGCATACCCACCTGGCGCCGGTCGAACATGGTGTCGAGATCACTGTAAAAGCTTTCCCAGAAAGGGGCGAGCAGAAACTGCTGCACCTCGAGATCGTCGTGGGGGATGTCGCTCATCCCACTGAGGTCCGGCGTTCGATCGCTCCGCACGGGGAACCCTCCCGGTTTTTGCTTCTCTCTTAAGAATTCCCCGGGTACAAGTTCATATCCATCTTCGACCGATCGAGGGTGTCTACTCCCGGTAAACGCGGGGGACGCGCGGCGCGATGCCGCAGAACAGCTCGAGGTCCAGCGTCCCGAGCAGGTCGGCCAGTTCCTGGGCCGTTATTTCCTCTTCTCCCTGCCGCCCGATGAGGACCACCTCGTCACCCAGGGCGACGCCCGGGACGGCGGTCACGTCCACCACGCACTGGTCCATACACACCCGCCCCACAATCGGCGCACGCACGCCGCGTACGAGCACGCTGGCCTTGTTCGAAAGGCCGCGGCGGTAACCGTCGGCATAGCCGACGGGGAGCGTGGCGAGGAGCCGTTCCGCCGGTGCCTTATAGGTTAACCCGTAGCTCACCGGTGTGCCGGCCGAAACGCGTTTGAGAAAGACGATGCGCGTCTTTAAAGCCAGGGTAGGCTTGAGGCTGATC
Coding sequences:
- the hisS gene encoding histidine--tRNA ligase — protein: MLTTAPRGTRDILPDEVARWHYLEDVIRAHCRLFGYGEIRLPLFEHTELFQRGVGETTDIVEKEMYTFTDRGGRSLTLRPEATASTVRAYLEHNLPAGPQPAKFYYLGPMFRYDRPQAGRYRQFSQFGVEAIGSADPTLDAEVILLALDFYAKLGLKDLTVELNSIGCPVCRTEYRQALVGYLRAHEKELCTSCLDRLERNPLRVLDCKEEGCRTVTQGAPGLAEYLCPDCREHFRLVQECLKSVGARYVLNPALVRGLDYYTKTVFEITWAGLGAQTALCGGGRYDGLVEECGGPPTPGVGFAMGLERLLLALEQAGIELPGKEAPEVFVAAVTPEENPAAFNLVTKLRRAGLAAEKDYLQRSLRAQLKQANRQGARETVIVGGEEAARGNVSLRNMVTGTQEEVPVRELVAVLKGRLGK